The Malus sylvestris chromosome 12, drMalSylv7.2, whole genome shotgun sequence genome contains a region encoding:
- the LOC126593066 gene encoding protein SCAR2-like isoform X2 produces MPLTRYQIRNEYGLADPELYGAADRDDPEALLEGVAMAGLVGVLRQLGDLAEFAAEIFHDLHEEVMGTATRGHGLVVRVQQLEADFPSIEKALLSQTNHSSFFSNPGVDWHPNLRSEQNMITRGDLPRFVMDSYEECRGPPRLFLLDKFDVAGAGACLKRYTDPSFFKVESASSITVEMQREKKTRKVKKKGSRWRNGETPEVALTSHAKSNAKLHELFLEERIENRSSDPVCCVKLKKRHLNGSAVDSKTGKSYMKTFLETLSPEHKLICETSVAPPLLRLTLDDSGEPDLRILDITTVSPAEMSPEREIASFSPDVHKDILKPSMDGFNRGVFDREIPEGSDPNSDVETNENYSNLHQVAADTQLAVGGEHKTEGSMEGSTLSCYVDRTSEVDNYMDALANMESEMEINNEFQPKNNLRFQNVEKYGIDSNADDGHLELQTRFSDSQSIGNSSTSDDGKNSFEKDTASFLHSDNPNNVVENSPSECNGAAKEFPFTETCGAEIFEMSCNQQSEFVDPLAATTKEHALSHNACIVEDINPDPGDTSYSAFVRDTSPTLQHSDPGANSPVVSLAGPVLDDTPSDEIKVGYKSLDIDENVTNLDNSLAVVPDSQTNDESPSTSPRHPVDESDIEDLGVSSDALPHLSKVESLASEDQSGNIAVNEILQTQCADEDSLERFARKIDSPRLSISSTEEQLSSALPEEQTSSVNSEVVPFMVDAARSHSSEEPAVDAAQSHSSEEPVVDAPQTHGLIDQQDAWQAHFLTEQQDAPETCGLTKQQDASQTHGLTKQQDASQTHGLTEQQDVPQTNGLIEQQLSDLDEDVPQIESVKEEAGVPHYEEKFNVEERSRAMDDEELRLFTSDADVGGDIVSVELTSNCPTFPGHEDHLDSDVVVPETLNVETVAVPSAAVAQPDNDVNDVSYSSPNAISSSPTNFINLHGSLPGFGDFRDKESELDEVSPESVTDSEVQMEASKTDVSPDSESNSSQTVTHDHSSPKASDDGQNFSLDEQIENSLAVCDVPAESNPGESTTYDHSSSKVFDDGHNFTLDELTESSLAVGDVTIDSASLENTEVVSSPTCYLPEPETSLENSLELQANQVDIKDLPTDGARDQPEADLKCSLQVQSAELDVESSEEDQASIILSSLQSVQAGSQNHMDLEKPNRLPSMEHINQEVCWDASPESHPEYLPSQALTSEFLPESSGQELLVTKQTLESLDSTLPRSVLPPEATVVNLEDMPPLPPLPPMQWRMGKQHASLFSQRELVGVGQDSLLPIQPPESDEKAQFDMPAPQREVLPPQNPFLPLTSEEGEKFQHVSEPVMGNVVHPAPYSLHLPAMVNDANHQYNLPDLGGAQFSNSFLSLPEVSHDGSGSNHLASEEEKVKTGSNPFTGPSSECITFTHDPESSHGSIIQPVQQVTPETGIEPKILQHSLKNSESELGEPLSTSVTAPPMVEQPQHSLPTSEGEIAWSSHNSAVMSDYEGGRSNGVPVSKLPRPRNPLIDAVAAHGQSKLRKVTERVRPQVEPKVDERDSMLQQIRTKSFNLKPAMMTRSSTVTRPSIQGPATNLRVAAILEKANAIRQAHAGSDEDDDDDSWSDT; encoded by the exons ATGCCGTTGACGAGGTACCAGATAAGGAACGAGTACGGCTTGGCCGATCCGGAACTGTACGGAGCAGCCGATCGGGATGATCCGGAGGCTCTTCTGGAAGGCGTGGCCATGGCGGGCCTCGTCGGCGTTTTGCGGCAGCTGGGCGACCTTGCCGA GTTTGCTGCTGAAATATTTCATGACTTGCACGAGGAAGTAATGGGAACCGCTACACGAGGCCACGGTCTAGTGGTTCGTGTCCAACAGCTTGAAGCAGACTTTCCTTCAATTGAGAAGGCACTTCTATCTCAAACCAATCATTCTTCATTCTTTTCCAACCCAG GGGTTGATTGGCATCCTAATCTGCGTTCTGAACAGAATATGATCACCCGTGGAGACTTACCTCGCTTTGTAATGGATTCTTATGAAGAATGCCGTGGTCCTCCCCGGTTGTTCCTTTTGGACAA GTTTGATGTTGCTGGAGCTGGGGCATGTTTGAAGCGGTACACTGATCCATCATTCTTTAAAGTCGAATCAGCATCTTCAATAACAGTAGAGAtgcagagagaaaagaaaacccGTAAAGTGAAG AAGAAAGGATCCCGCTGGAGGAATGGAGAAACCCCAGAAGTTGCACTGACGTCACATGCCAAGTCAAATGCCAA ACTGCATGAATTGTTCCTGGAGGAGCGTATTGAGAATCGTTCCAGTGATCCTGTATGTTGTGTGAAATTGAAGAAAAGGCATTTGAATGGATCTGCAGTTGACTCAAAAACTGGGAAAAGTTACATGAAAACATTTCTGGAGACTCTTTCACCAGAACACAAACTTATTTGTGAAACTTCTGTTGCTCCACCGCTCTTGAGATTGACCTTAGATGATAGTGGTGAGCCAGACCTTAGAATACTTGACATCACTACAGTGAGTCCTGCTGAAATGTCCCCAGAAAGGGAAATTGCTAGCTTTTCACCTGATGTCCATAAAGATATATTAAAACCATCCATGGATGGCTTTAATAGGGGGGTTTTTGATAGAGAAATTCCAGAGGGGTCTGATCCAAACTCTGATGTTGAGACAAATGAAAATTATTCCAACCTTCATCAGGTGGCAGCAGATACGCAATTAGCAGTTGGTGGAGAACATAAAACTGAAGGCAGCATGGAGGGGTCCACCCTCTCCTGTTATGTTGATAGGACAAGTGAGGTAGACAATTACATGGATGCTCTTGCAAATATGGAATCAGAAATGGAAATTAACAATGAATTTCAGCCTAAGAACAATCTACGCTTCCAGAATGTGGAAAAATATGGGATAGACTCTAATGCAGATGATGGGCATCTGGAGCTTCAAACTCGATTTTCGgattctcaatcaattggaAACTCCTCTACATCAGATGACGGGAAGAATTCATTTGAAAAAGATACAGCCAGTTTTTTGCACTCTgataatccaaacaatgtggttgAGAATTCACCATCAGAGTGTAATGGAGCAGCTAAAGAATTCCCTTTCACTGAAACCTGTGGAGCTGAGATTTTTGAGATGTCGTGCAACCAGCAATCTGAATTCGTGGATCCCCTAGCAGCCACAACAAAGGAGCATGCGTTGTCTCATAATGCATGCATTGTGGAAGACATAAACCCTGATCCTGGAGATACATCTTACAGTGCATTTGTTAGGGATACAAGTCCTACACTACAGCACTCAGACCCTGGAGCAAACTCACCAGTGGTATCATTGGCAGGACCTGTGTTAGATGATACCCCCTCTGACGAAATTAAAGTTGGTTATAAATCACTAGACATTGATGAAAATGTGACAAATCTGGATAATTCTCTGGCTGTTGTCCCCGACTCCCAGACTAACGATGAATCCCCAAGTACTTCACCAAGACATCCTGTTGATGAATCAGATATAGAAGATTTAGGTGTCAGTTCTGATGCTTTGCCACATTTGTCAAAAGTTGAATCCCTTGCTTCTGAAGATCAAAGTGGAAATATTGCTGTGAATGAAATACTTCAGACACAATGTGCTGATGAAGATTCCTTAGAAAGATTTGCGAGAAAGATTGATTCACCACGTTTAAGTATTTCATCAACAGAAGAGCAGCTTTCCTCAGCTCTGCCAGAAGAACAAACATCTTCAG TCAACTCTGAAGTAGTGCCGTTTATGGTGGATGCTGCACGGAGTCATAGCTCAGAAGAGCCTGCAGTGGATGCTGCACAGAGTCATAGCTCAGAAGAGCCTGTAGTGGATGCTCCACAGACACATGGTCTAATAGATCAGCAGGATGCTTGGCAGGCACATTTCCTAACCGAGCAGCAGGATGCTCCAGAGACATGTGGCCTAACAAAGCAGCAGGATGCTTCACAGACACATGGCCTAACAAAGCAGCAGGATGCTTCACAAACACATGGCCTAACAGAGCAGCAGGATGTTCCCCAGACAAATGGCCTAATAGAGCAGCAATTATCTGATTTAGACGAGGACGTTCCCCAAATTGAATCTGTTAAAGAAGAAGCGGGTGTTCCACATTATGAAGAAAAATTCAATGTAGAAGAGAGATCTAGGGCCATGGATGACGAGGAATTACGATTATTCACCAGCGATGCCGATGTAGGAGGTGATATTGTTTCTGTGGAACTGACATCTAATTGTCCAACTTTCCCAGGCCATGAGGATCATTTGGATTCAGATGTAGTGGTGCCTGAAACACTAAATGTAGAAACTGTTGCTGTGCCCTCTGCTGCTGTCGCCCAACCTGATAATGACGTCAATGATGTTAGTTATTCATCTCCAAATGCAATTTCTTCTTCACCAACGAATTTTATAAATTTGCATGGATCTCTTCCTGGATTTGGGGATTTTCGTGACAAAGAATCTGAACTGGATGAAGTTTCTCCAGAATCTGTCACAGACTCAGAAGTGCAAATGGAAGCAAGTAAAACAGATGTTTCTCCAGATTCAGAATCTAACTCAAGTCAAACAGTTACTCATGACCATTCCAGTCCAAAAGCATCTGATGATGGTCAAAATTTCTCTCTGGATGAACAGATTGAGAACAGTTTGGCTGTGTGTGATGTCCCTGCAGAATCAAACCCAGGCGAATCAACTACTTATGACCATTCCAGTTCAAAAGTATTTGACGATGGTCATAATTTCACTCTGGATGAACTAACTGAAAGCAGTTTGGCTGTTGGAGATGTGACCATAGACTCAGCATCTTTAGAAAATACAGAAGTTGTGTCTTCACCTACCTGCTACCTCCCAGAGCCTGAAACTAGTTTGGAGAATTCATTGGAGTTGCAAGCAAATCAAGTTGATATCAAGGATTTGCCAACAGATGGAGCAAGGGATCAGCCAGAAGCTGACTTAAAGTGTTCTCTGCAGGTTCAATCTGCTGAGCTTGATGTGGAAAGTTCGGAAGAAGATCAAGCGAGTATCATCTTATCAAGTCTTCAATCTGTACAGGCAGGGTCTCAAAACCACATGGATCTGGAGAAACCCAACCGGTTACCCTCTATGGAGCACATCAATCAGGAAGTATGCTGGGATGCTTCCCCGGAATCTCATCCTGAATATCTTCCAAGCCAAGCTTTAACATCAGAGTTCTTACCAGAATCATCAGGCCAGGAACTTCTTGTTACGAAGCAAACATTAGAATCATTAGATTCTACCCTTCCTAGATCAGTCCTGCCCCCTGAAGCTACTGTGGTCAATCTGGAAGACATGCCACCATTGCCACCTTTACCACCAATGCAATGGAGGATGGGAAAACAACACGCTTCCCTTTTTTCACAGAGAGAATTGGTTGGAGTTGGTCAGGATTCTTTGCTGCCAATACAGCCACCGGAATCTGATGAGAAAGCTCAATTTGATATGCCAGCACCACAGAGAGAGGTGCTGCCTCCCCAGAACCCATTTTTGCCTCTCACATCTGAAGAAGGCGAGAAGTTCCAACATGTTTCTGAACCTGTAATGGGCAATGTGGTGCATCCTGCTCCGTATTCATTGCATTTACCAGCCATGGTTAACGATGCTAATCATCAGTACAATTTACCTGATTTAGGGGGGGCACAATTCTCGAACTCATTTTTATCGTTACCAGAGGTATCTCATGATGGGTCTGGAAGTAATCACTTAGCTTCAGAGGAAGAAAAAGTTAAGACTGGTTCAAATCCATTCACTGGACCAAGCTCGGAATGTATAACTTTTACACATGACCCTGAATCTTCTCATGGATCTATTATCCAGCCAGTGCAGCAGGTAACTCCGGAGACAGGTATTGAGCCTAAGATACTTCAACATTCACTGAAAAATTCAGAATCAGAACTAGGAGAACCTCTTTCCACATCTGTGACAGCACCACCAATGGTTGAGCAGCCTCAGCATAGTTTGCCAACATCAGAGGGAGAAATAGCATGGTCATCCCATAACTCTGCTGTAATGTCAGACTATGAAGGTGGAAGGTCTAATGGAGTTCCAGTTTCTAAGCTCCCTCGTCCTAGAAATCCCCTTATTGATGCTGTTGCTGCTCATGGCCAAAGCAAG TTGAGAAAAGTAACCGAACGAGTTCGGCCTCAGGTCGAACCTAAGGTAGATGAAAGAGATTCAATGCTGCAACAGATAAGAACTAAG TCATTCAACTTGAAGCCTGCAATGATGACAAGATCTTCAACGGTGACAAGACCCAGCATTCAGGGTCCGGCAACCAACTTGAGGGTTGCTGCTATCTTAGAGAAAGCAAATGCAATTCGCCAG GCACATGCaggaagtgatgaagatgaCGATGATGATAGTTGGAGTGATACTTAA
- the LOC126593066 gene encoding protein SCAR2-like isoform X3, with protein MPLTRYQIRNEYGLADPELYGAADRDDPEALLEGVAMAGLVGVLRQLGDLAEFAAEIFHDLHEEVMGTATRGHGLVVRVQQLEADFPSIEKALLSQTNHSSFFSNPGVDWHPNLRSEQNMITRGDLPRFVMDSYEECRGPPRLFLLDKFDVAGAGACLKRYTDPSFFKVESASSITVEMQREKKTRKVKQKKGSRWRNGETPEVALTSHAKSNAKLHELFLEERIENRSSDPVCCVKLKKRHLNGSAVDSKTGKSYMKTFLETLSPEHKLICETSVAPPLLRLTLDDSGEPDLRILDITTVSPAEMSPEREIASFSPDVHKDILKPSMDGFNRGVFDREIPEGSDPNSDVETNENYSNLHQVAADTQLAVGGEHKTEGSMEGSTLSCYVDRTSEVDNYMDALANMESEMEINNEFQPKNNLRFQNVEKYGIDSNADDGHLELQTRFSDSQSIGNSSTSDDGKNSFEKDTASFLHSDNPNNVVENSPSECNGAAKEFPFTETCGAEIFEMSCNQQSEFVDPLAATTKEHALSHNACIVEDINPDPGDTSYSAFVRDTSPTLQHSDPGANSPVVSLAGPVLDDTPSDEIKVGYKSLDIDENVTNLDNSLAVVPDSQTNDESPSTSPRHPVDESDIEDLGVSSDALPHLSKVESLASEDQSGNIAVNEILQTQCADEDSLERFARKIDSPRLSISSTEEQLSSALPEEQTSSVPFMVDAARSHSSEEPAVDAAQSHSSEEPVVDAPQTHGLIDQQDAWQAHFLTEQQDAPETCGLTKQQDASQTHGLTKQQDASQTHGLTEQQDVPQTNGLIEQQLSDLDEDVPQIESVKEEAGVPHYEEKFNVEERSRAMDDEELRLFTSDADVGGDIVSVELTSNCPTFPGHEDHLDSDVVVPETLNVETVAVPSAAVAQPDNDVNDVSYSSPNAISSSPTNFINLHGSLPGFGDFRDKESELDEVSPESVTDSEVQMEASKTDVSPDSESNSSQTVTHDHSSPKASDDGQNFSLDEQIENSLAVCDVPAESNPGESTTYDHSSSKVFDDGHNFTLDELTESSLAVGDVTIDSASLENTEVVSSPTCYLPEPETSLENSLELQANQVDIKDLPTDGARDQPEADLKCSLQVQSAELDVESSEEDQASIILSSLQSVQAGSQNHMDLEKPNRLPSMEHINQEVCWDASPESHPEYLPSQALTSEFLPESSGQELLVTKQTLESLDSTLPRSVLPPEATVVNLEDMPPLPPLPPMQWRMGKQHASLFSQRELVGVGQDSLLPIQPPESDEKAQFDMPAPQREVLPPQNPFLPLTSEEGEKFQHVSEPVMGNVVHPAPYSLHLPAMVNDANHQYNLPDLGGAQFSNSFLSLPEVSHDGSGSNHLASEEEKVKTGSNPFTGPSSECITFTHDPESSHGSIIQPVQQVTPETGIEPKILQHSLKNSESELGEPLSTSVTAPPMVEQPQHSLPTSEGEIAWSSHNSAVMSDYEGGRSNGVPVSKLPRPRNPLIDAVAAHGQSKLRKVTERVRPQVEPKVDERDSMLQQIRTKSFNLKPAMMTRSSTVTRPSIQGPATNLRVAAILEKANAIRQAHAGSDEDDDDDSWSDT; from the exons ATGCCGTTGACGAGGTACCAGATAAGGAACGAGTACGGCTTGGCCGATCCGGAACTGTACGGAGCAGCCGATCGGGATGATCCGGAGGCTCTTCTGGAAGGCGTGGCCATGGCGGGCCTCGTCGGCGTTTTGCGGCAGCTGGGCGACCTTGCCGA GTTTGCTGCTGAAATATTTCATGACTTGCACGAGGAAGTAATGGGAACCGCTACACGAGGCCACGGTCTAGTGGTTCGTGTCCAACAGCTTGAAGCAGACTTTCCTTCAATTGAGAAGGCACTTCTATCTCAAACCAATCATTCTTCATTCTTTTCCAACCCAG GGGTTGATTGGCATCCTAATCTGCGTTCTGAACAGAATATGATCACCCGTGGAGACTTACCTCGCTTTGTAATGGATTCTTATGAAGAATGCCGTGGTCCTCCCCGGTTGTTCCTTTTGGACAA GTTTGATGTTGCTGGAGCTGGGGCATGTTTGAAGCGGTACACTGATCCATCATTCTTTAAAGTCGAATCAGCATCTTCAATAACAGTAGAGAtgcagagagaaaagaaaacccGTAAAGTGAAG CAGAAGAAAGGATCCCGCTGGAGGAATGGAGAAACCCCAGAAGTTGCACTGACGTCACATGCCAAGTCAAATGCCAA ACTGCATGAATTGTTCCTGGAGGAGCGTATTGAGAATCGTTCCAGTGATCCTGTATGTTGTGTGAAATTGAAGAAAAGGCATTTGAATGGATCTGCAGTTGACTCAAAAACTGGGAAAAGTTACATGAAAACATTTCTGGAGACTCTTTCACCAGAACACAAACTTATTTGTGAAACTTCTGTTGCTCCACCGCTCTTGAGATTGACCTTAGATGATAGTGGTGAGCCAGACCTTAGAATACTTGACATCACTACAGTGAGTCCTGCTGAAATGTCCCCAGAAAGGGAAATTGCTAGCTTTTCACCTGATGTCCATAAAGATATATTAAAACCATCCATGGATGGCTTTAATAGGGGGGTTTTTGATAGAGAAATTCCAGAGGGGTCTGATCCAAACTCTGATGTTGAGACAAATGAAAATTATTCCAACCTTCATCAGGTGGCAGCAGATACGCAATTAGCAGTTGGTGGAGAACATAAAACTGAAGGCAGCATGGAGGGGTCCACCCTCTCCTGTTATGTTGATAGGACAAGTGAGGTAGACAATTACATGGATGCTCTTGCAAATATGGAATCAGAAATGGAAATTAACAATGAATTTCAGCCTAAGAACAATCTACGCTTCCAGAATGTGGAAAAATATGGGATAGACTCTAATGCAGATGATGGGCATCTGGAGCTTCAAACTCGATTTTCGgattctcaatcaattggaAACTCCTCTACATCAGATGACGGGAAGAATTCATTTGAAAAAGATACAGCCAGTTTTTTGCACTCTgataatccaaacaatgtggttgAGAATTCACCATCAGAGTGTAATGGAGCAGCTAAAGAATTCCCTTTCACTGAAACCTGTGGAGCTGAGATTTTTGAGATGTCGTGCAACCAGCAATCTGAATTCGTGGATCCCCTAGCAGCCACAACAAAGGAGCATGCGTTGTCTCATAATGCATGCATTGTGGAAGACATAAACCCTGATCCTGGAGATACATCTTACAGTGCATTTGTTAGGGATACAAGTCCTACACTACAGCACTCAGACCCTGGAGCAAACTCACCAGTGGTATCATTGGCAGGACCTGTGTTAGATGATACCCCCTCTGACGAAATTAAAGTTGGTTATAAATCACTAGACATTGATGAAAATGTGACAAATCTGGATAATTCTCTGGCTGTTGTCCCCGACTCCCAGACTAACGATGAATCCCCAAGTACTTCACCAAGACATCCTGTTGATGAATCAGATATAGAAGATTTAGGTGTCAGTTCTGATGCTTTGCCACATTTGTCAAAAGTTGAATCCCTTGCTTCTGAAGATCAAAGTGGAAATATTGCTGTGAATGAAATACTTCAGACACAATGTGCTGATGAAGATTCCTTAGAAAGATTTGCGAGAAAGATTGATTCACCACGTTTAAGTATTTCATCAACAGAAGAGCAGCTTTCCTCAGCTCTGCCAGAAGAACAAACATCTTCAG TGCCGTTTATGGTGGATGCTGCACGGAGTCATAGCTCAGAAGAGCCTGCAGTGGATGCTGCACAGAGTCATAGCTCAGAAGAGCCTGTAGTGGATGCTCCACAGACACATGGTCTAATAGATCAGCAGGATGCTTGGCAGGCACATTTCCTAACCGAGCAGCAGGATGCTCCAGAGACATGTGGCCTAACAAAGCAGCAGGATGCTTCACAGACACATGGCCTAACAAAGCAGCAGGATGCTTCACAAACACATGGCCTAACAGAGCAGCAGGATGTTCCCCAGACAAATGGCCTAATAGAGCAGCAATTATCTGATTTAGACGAGGACGTTCCCCAAATTGAATCTGTTAAAGAAGAAGCGGGTGTTCCACATTATGAAGAAAAATTCAATGTAGAAGAGAGATCTAGGGCCATGGATGACGAGGAATTACGATTATTCACCAGCGATGCCGATGTAGGAGGTGATATTGTTTCTGTGGAACTGACATCTAATTGTCCAACTTTCCCAGGCCATGAGGATCATTTGGATTCAGATGTAGTGGTGCCTGAAACACTAAATGTAGAAACTGTTGCTGTGCCCTCTGCTGCTGTCGCCCAACCTGATAATGACGTCAATGATGTTAGTTATTCATCTCCAAATGCAATTTCTTCTTCACCAACGAATTTTATAAATTTGCATGGATCTCTTCCTGGATTTGGGGATTTTCGTGACAAAGAATCTGAACTGGATGAAGTTTCTCCAGAATCTGTCACAGACTCAGAAGTGCAAATGGAAGCAAGTAAAACAGATGTTTCTCCAGATTCAGAATCTAACTCAAGTCAAACAGTTACTCATGACCATTCCAGTCCAAAAGCATCTGATGATGGTCAAAATTTCTCTCTGGATGAACAGATTGAGAACAGTTTGGCTGTGTGTGATGTCCCTGCAGAATCAAACCCAGGCGAATCAACTACTTATGACCATTCCAGTTCAAAAGTATTTGACGATGGTCATAATTTCACTCTGGATGAACTAACTGAAAGCAGTTTGGCTGTTGGAGATGTGACCATAGACTCAGCATCTTTAGAAAATACAGAAGTTGTGTCTTCACCTACCTGCTACCTCCCAGAGCCTGAAACTAGTTTGGAGAATTCATTGGAGTTGCAAGCAAATCAAGTTGATATCAAGGATTTGCCAACAGATGGAGCAAGGGATCAGCCAGAAGCTGACTTAAAGTGTTCTCTGCAGGTTCAATCTGCTGAGCTTGATGTGGAAAGTTCGGAAGAAGATCAAGCGAGTATCATCTTATCAAGTCTTCAATCTGTACAGGCAGGGTCTCAAAACCACATGGATCTGGAGAAACCCAACCGGTTACCCTCTATGGAGCACATCAATCAGGAAGTATGCTGGGATGCTTCCCCGGAATCTCATCCTGAATATCTTCCAAGCCAAGCTTTAACATCAGAGTTCTTACCAGAATCATCAGGCCAGGAACTTCTTGTTACGAAGCAAACATTAGAATCATTAGATTCTACCCTTCCTAGATCAGTCCTGCCCCCTGAAGCTACTGTGGTCAATCTGGAAGACATGCCACCATTGCCACCTTTACCACCAATGCAATGGAGGATGGGAAAACAACACGCTTCCCTTTTTTCACAGAGAGAATTGGTTGGAGTTGGTCAGGATTCTTTGCTGCCAATACAGCCACCGGAATCTGATGAGAAAGCTCAATTTGATATGCCAGCACCACAGAGAGAGGTGCTGCCTCCCCAGAACCCATTTTTGCCTCTCACATCTGAAGAAGGCGAGAAGTTCCAACATGTTTCTGAACCTGTAATGGGCAATGTGGTGCATCCTGCTCCGTATTCATTGCATTTACCAGCCATGGTTAACGATGCTAATCATCAGTACAATTTACCTGATTTAGGGGGGGCACAATTCTCGAACTCATTTTTATCGTTACCAGAGGTATCTCATGATGGGTCTGGAAGTAATCACTTAGCTTCAGAGGAAGAAAAAGTTAAGACTGGTTCAAATCCATTCACTGGACCAAGCTCGGAATGTATAACTTTTACACATGACCCTGAATCTTCTCATGGATCTATTATCCAGCCAGTGCAGCAGGTAACTCCGGAGACAGGTATTGAGCCTAAGATACTTCAACATTCACTGAAAAATTCAGAATCAGAACTAGGAGAACCTCTTTCCACATCTGTGACAGCACCACCAATGGTTGAGCAGCCTCAGCATAGTTTGCCAACATCAGAGGGAGAAATAGCATGGTCATCCCATAACTCTGCTGTAATGTCAGACTATGAAGGTGGAAGGTCTAATGGAGTTCCAGTTTCTAAGCTCCCTCGTCCTAGAAATCCCCTTATTGATGCTGTTGCTGCTCATGGCCAAAGCAAG TTGAGAAAAGTAACCGAACGAGTTCGGCCTCAGGTCGAACCTAAGGTAGATGAAAGAGATTCAATGCTGCAACAGATAAGAACTAAG TCATTCAACTTGAAGCCTGCAATGATGACAAGATCTTCAACGGTGACAAGACCCAGCATTCAGGGTCCGGCAACCAACTTGAGGGTTGCTGCTATCTTAGAGAAAGCAAATGCAATTCGCCAG GCACATGCaggaagtgatgaagatgaCGATGATGATAGTTGGAGTGATACTTAA